A single genomic interval of Macadamia integrifolia cultivar HAES 741 chromosome 6, SCU_Mint_v3, whole genome shotgun sequence harbors:
- the LOC122081201 gene encoding histone H3.2, whose product MARTKQTARKSTGGKAPRKQLATKAARKSAPATGGVKKPHRFRPGTVALREIRKYQKSTELLIRKLPFQRLVREIAQDFKTDLRFQSSAVSALQEAAEAYLVGLFEDTNLCAIHAKRVTIMPKDIQLARRIRGERA is encoded by the coding sequence ATGGCGAGAACGAAGCAAACAGCAAGAAAATCCACCGGAGGAAAAGCTCCCCGTAAGCAGCTCGCAACCAAGGCGGCTCGTAAATCTGCCCCAGCGACCGGAGGAGTGAAGAAGCCTCATAGATTCAGACCTGGAACAGTGGCGCTTCGTGAGATAAGAAAGTATCAGAAGAGTACGGAGTTGTTGATCCGTAAGCTGCCCTTTCAACGTCTAGTTCGTGAGATCGCTCAGGATTTTAAGACTGATCTCCGATTCCAGAGCAGTGCTGTCTCTGCTCTCCAAGAGGCAGCTGAGGCATACCTTGTGGGTCTCTTTGAGGATACTAATCTCTGTGCTATTCATGCTAAGAGGGTCACTATTATGCCTAAGGATATCCAGCTTGCTCGTAGGATTCGCGGTGAAAGGGCTTAG